One stretch of Qipengyuania gelatinilytica DNA includes these proteins:
- a CDS encoding SDR family oxidoreductase, translating into MSTRKAIFITGGASGIGRAIALYFGQRDWFVGLGDVDTFGMEVTMDMIGHGFVFQHKFDVRDRAAWDEALESFSTATGGRIDVLANNAGIPLGGALEENSVEEIERCLDINLKGVLFGAQAAYPYLKKTAPGSCLLNTASAAGVYGTPGASVYSATKFGVRAITESLDGEWAEDGIKVRSIMPSFIDTPLLDHNPNAKSNEDIRSRVTEAGLEITPVEEVAKAAWDAVHGEKLHTLVGKTARQLAFGARWMPGRVRKQTRESARPLGK; encoded by the coding sequence GTGAGCACACGCAAGGCTATCTTCATCACCGGCGGTGCCTCGGGCATCGGCCGGGCAATCGCGCTCTATTTCGGCCAGCGTGACTGGTTCGTCGGGCTGGGCGATGTCGACACTTTCGGCATGGAAGTGACGATGGACATGATCGGCCACGGCTTCGTGTTCCAGCACAAGTTCGACGTGCGCGACCGCGCCGCTTGGGACGAAGCGCTGGAAAGCTTCTCCACCGCCACCGGCGGCAGGATCGACGTGCTCGCCAACAATGCGGGCATCCCTCTCGGCGGCGCGCTGGAAGAGAACAGCGTCGAGGAAATCGAGCGCTGCCTCGATATCAATTTGAAGGGCGTGCTGTTCGGCGCGCAGGCCGCCTACCCCTACCTCAAGAAGACTGCTCCCGGGTCATGCTTGCTGAACACGGCCAGTGCAGCGGGCGTCTATGGCACACCTGGCGCCAGCGTCTATTCGGCAACCAAGTTTGGCGTGCGGGCGATCACCGAAAGCCTCGATGGCGAGTGGGCGGAAGACGGCATCAAGGTCCGCTCGATCATGCCCAGCTTCATCGACACGCCGCTGCTCGACCACAATCCCAACGCCAAGAGCAACGAGGACATCCGCAGCCGCGTGACGGAGGCCGGCCTCGAGATCACGCCGGTCGAGGAAGTTGCCAAGGCTGCATGGGATGCGGTGCATGGCGAGAAGCTGCATACGCTCGTCGGCAAGACCGCGAGGCAACTTGCCTTCGGTGCGCGCTGGATGCCGGGCCGTGTCCGCAAGCAAACTCGCGAATCCGCTCGCCCGCTCGGGAAATAG
- a CDS encoding DNA-3-methyladenine glycosylase family protein, protein MGLTTAQIREHLDAVAAEDRVVAGAIERVGYPEERIRPTGYRTLLRTIVGQQVSVAAAASVWNKLEAELGEDMHAHELLARDFDTLRACGLSRQKQGYARSLCELVAGGELDLESLPEDDEEAIAQLTRIKGIGRWSAEIYLLFAEGRQDIWPAGDLAVQAACGKLLDLPERPSEKDTRALAEKWKPYRGAMAIFTWHAYADPAL, encoded by the coding sequence ATGGGTCTCACGACTGCGCAGATACGCGAACATCTCGATGCCGTGGCGGCGGAAGACCGCGTGGTGGCAGGCGCGATCGAACGCGTCGGCTACCCCGAAGAACGCATCCGCCCGACCGGCTATCGCACCTTGCTGCGCACCATCGTGGGCCAGCAGGTGAGCGTGGCGGCCGCTGCTTCTGTCTGGAACAAGCTGGAAGCCGAACTGGGCGAGGACATGCATGCGCATGAATTGCTCGCGCGCGATTTCGACACGCTGCGCGCCTGCGGACTGTCGCGGCAGAAACAGGGCTATGCCCGCAGCTTGTGCGAGCTGGTGGCGGGCGGCGAGCTGGATCTCGAAAGCCTGCCCGAAGATGACGAGGAAGCCATCGCGCAGCTCACGCGGATCAAGGGGATCGGCCGCTGGTCGGCGGAAATCTACCTGCTGTTCGCAGAAGGCCGGCAGGATATCTGGCCTGCGGGCGACCTCGCCGTGCAGGCAGCATGCGGCAAACTGCTCGACCTGCCGGAAAGGCCGAGCGAAAAGGATACTCGGGCGCTGGCGGAAAAGTGGAAGCCCTATCGCGGGGCCATGGCCATCTTCACCTGGCATGCCTATGCCGACCCTGCGCTCTGA
- a CDS encoding 2Fe-2S iron-sulfur cluster-binding protein gives MPKLIVTTREGETSEIQVEDGLTVMEAIRDNGFDELLALCGGCCSCATCHVHVDSEFTGKLPEMSEDEDDLLESSDHRVETSRLSCQIPFTADLDGLKVTIAPED, from the coding sequence ATGCCCAAGCTGATCGTCACCACACGTGAAGGCGAAACTTCCGAAATCCAGGTCGAAGACGGCCTCACCGTGATGGAAGCCATTCGCGACAACGGTTTCGACGAATTGCTGGCGCTGTGCGGCGGTTGCTGCAGCTGCGCGACCTGCCACGTGCATGTCGATAGCGAGTTCACCGGCAAGCTTCCGGAAATGAGCGAAGACGAGGACGACCTGCTGGAAAGCAGCGATCACCGCGTCGAAACTTCGCGCCTGTCGTGCCAGATCCCCTTCACCGCGGATCTCGACGGCCTCAAGGTTACTATCGCGCCAGAAGATTGA
- a CDS encoding cysteine synthase A, which produces MTQIPVHERTLDLIGNTPLVRLEGPSKEAGCDIYGKCEFANPGASVKDRAALYIIRDAEARGELKEGGCVVEGTAGNTGIGIALVANALGYKTIIVMPDNQSSEKMATLRALGAELVTVPPTKYADPNHFQHVSRRMAEETEGAIWAGQFDNTANRKAHIEGTAKEIWEQTEGRIDGFTCAAGTGGTIAGVGMGLKEFDENVVIALTDPHGAALYNYYANGELKGEGSSVAEGIGQGRITGNLEGAPIDTQFRISDEEGLGWVARLLREEGLCLGLSSGINVAGAVELGKQLVAEGRENPRVVTILCDTGFRYLSTLYNADWLRSKNLPVFDWLKDSD; this is translated from the coding sequence ATGACACAAATTCCCGTTCACGAGCGTACGCTCGACCTTATCGGCAATACTCCGCTGGTGCGGCTCGAAGGCCCCAGCAAGGAGGCCGGCTGCGACATTTACGGCAAGTGCGAATTTGCCAACCCCGGCGCCTCGGTGAAGGACCGCGCCGCGCTCTATATCATCCGCGATGCAGAGGCGCGCGGTGAGCTGAAAGAAGGCGGCTGCGTGGTGGAAGGCACCGCGGGCAATACCGGCATCGGTATCGCCCTGGTCGCCAATGCGCTCGGCTACAAGACGATCATCGTCATGCCCGACAACCAGTCGAGCGAGAAAATGGCGACCCTGCGTGCCCTCGGCGCGGAACTGGTAACGGTTCCGCCGACCAAATATGCCGATCCCAACCATTTCCAGCACGTCTCGCGCCGCATGGCGGAGGAGACCGAGGGCGCGATCTGGGCGGGCCAGTTCGATAACACCGCCAACCGCAAGGCGCATATCGAAGGCACGGCTAAGGAAATCTGGGAGCAGACCGAAGGCCGGATCGACGGCTTTACCTGCGCGGCCGGTACGGGTGGCACCATTGCCGGTGTCGGCATGGGCCTCAAGGAATTCGACGAGAATGTCGTGATCGCGCTGACCGATCCGCATGGGGCAGCGCTCTACAATTATTACGCCAATGGCGAGCTGAAGGGCGAGGGCTCTTCGGTCGCAGAAGGCATCGGACAGGGCCGCATTACCGGCAATCTCGAGGGCGCGCCGATCGATACGCAGTTCCGTATCTCGGACGAGGAAGGCCTCGGCTGGGTCGCACGATTGCTGCGCGAAGAGGGGCTTTGCCTCGGCCTGTCGAGCGGCATCAACGTCGCCGGCGCGGTCGAACTGGGCAAGCAACTGGTCGCCGAAGGGCGCGAGAACCCGCGCGTCGTCACAATACTGTGCGATACCGGCTTCCGTTACCTGTCGACGCTCTACAATGCTGACTGGCTCCGCTCGAAGAACCTGCCGGTCTTCGACTGGCTCAAAGACAGCGATTGA
- a CDS encoding GldG family protein — translation MQPRRLSKALVPLLALCLAACGGTSADSQVEPGATGQETAETVNLGLFTTLPIYWGEGAEIGAMLSGASEPGWVRPVLEQRATLVPLDTLEAEALEGLGHVVLAQPRPLAPSENVAFDSWLREGGRALVFADPLLTQHSDYALGDPRRPHDMVVMSPLFARWGLELRFDDGQPAGERLVGFGDGEIPVDLAGAFALAGKDAQADCTLSDGGLVARCKRGTGQVTLVADAALVDDHFDSPQRREVLDALVGEVLSE, via the coding sequence ATGCAGCCACGCCGCCTGAGTAAGGCGCTCGTCCCGCTACTGGCCCTGTGCCTTGCTGCATGCGGAGGAACCTCTGCGGACAGCCAGGTCGAGCCGGGTGCGACGGGTCAGGAAACCGCCGAAACCGTGAACCTCGGCCTGTTCACCACGCTCCCGATCTACTGGGGCGAGGGAGCGGAGATCGGCGCGATGTTGAGCGGCGCGAGCGAGCCGGGCTGGGTGCGCCCGGTTCTCGAGCAGCGCGCTACTCTCGTTCCGCTCGATACGCTTGAAGCGGAGGCGCTCGAAGGCCTGGGCCATGTCGTCCTTGCGCAGCCGCGACCACTGGCGCCGTCGGAGAATGTAGCCTTCGACAGCTGGCTGCGCGAAGGCGGGCGCGCGCTGGTCTTCGCCGATCCCCTTCTTACCCAGCACAGCGACTACGCGCTTGGCGATCCTCGCCGACCGCACGACATGGTCGTGATGTCGCCGCTGTTTGCGCGATGGGGTCTCGAACTGCGCTTCGACGATGGCCAGCCCGCGGGCGAACGCCTCGTCGGCTTCGGCGACGGCGAGATCCCCGTGGATCTGGCTGGCGCGTTCGCGCTTGCCGGGAAGGATGCGCAGGCGGACTGCACGCTGAGCGACGGCGGACTCGTTGCGCGATGCAAGCGGGGCACGGGCCAGGTGACGCTGGTCGCGGACGCGGCGCTGGTCGACGATCATTTCGACAGTCCGCAAAGGCGCGAAGTGCTGGACGCGCTGGT